In Synechococcus sp. CC9616, the following are encoded in one genomic region:
- the glyS gene encoding glycine--tRNA ligase subunit beta has product MTSTFLLEIGTEELPADFARLALSQLEDLVLRDLKDSRLDHSSLVVTGTPRRLVVQVESLQERQADLTEERKGPPLAQAFKDGQPGPAAVGFAKRCGVDPTALEVRETPKGPCVFATVMTPGQTSRSLLQELIPRWISALQGRRFMRWGSGTQRFSRPIRWLLALQGSDLIPVDLPDGDPAIRSDRFTRGHRLYGGTPLNVADADQYSSVLKSAGVVVDRHQRATAIRAAIDSEAAAIQGIPNCPESLFEELVDLVEDPQVLRGRIADRFLQLPPEVISTVMQAHQRYVPLDVPSVEPDPLRLRADAVLRPEFLLVGNGLSTSADQITRGNERVLGARLADAEFFLAVDRRQPSEERREALARVTFAEGLGSLRDRSERIERLAEQLLITLNLPEESAAAALRAAHLCKHDLVSQMVGEFPELQGLMGGKYLLEEGESRAVSLAVVEHYLPRGAGDALPGTDAGAVVALAERLELLLSIYAKGERPSGSSDPYALRRAGNGVLLILWERGWRLDLLALLQQAAASWSELFPAFDVNPDALRKDLSLLLRQRIVSQLEEDGHSPDLVQAVAGAAVADQRLLGDPIDVQDRIKRLQALRDDGRLTAVQAVVQRASRLAEKGDLGDDQLAAEGVVDSALFESPSEQGMADVVQRLQPLAVSRSYAALADALVQATPALEAFFDGDQSVMVMAEDVALRRNRLNLLAVLRNQASVLAQFELIQA; this is encoded by the coding sequence GTGACTTCAACCTTTCTTCTTGAGATTGGAACCGAGGAACTGCCGGCAGATTTCGCCCGTCTGGCTTTGTCGCAACTGGAGGATCTTGTCCTCCGCGATCTCAAGGACAGCCGTCTCGACCACAGCAGCCTTGTGGTCACGGGCACACCAAGACGTCTTGTCGTGCAGGTTGAGTCGCTGCAGGAACGCCAGGCTGACCTCACGGAAGAGCGCAAGGGCCCTCCACTGGCGCAGGCGTTTAAGGATGGGCAGCCAGGCCCGGCGGCCGTTGGTTTCGCCAAGCGCTGTGGCGTCGATCCAACCGCATTGGAGGTGCGTGAGACGCCGAAGGGGCCCTGCGTGTTCGCCACGGTGATGACGCCGGGGCAGACCAGTCGTTCCCTGCTTCAGGAGCTGATCCCGCGTTGGATCAGTGCGTTGCAGGGCAGACGCTTCATGCGTTGGGGCTCGGGAACACAACGGTTCAGCAGACCGATCCGCTGGCTGCTGGCCTTGCAGGGCAGTGATCTGATTCCCGTGGACTTGCCGGATGGAGATCCTGCGATTCGCAGCGACCGTTTCACCCGGGGACACCGTCTCTACGGCGGGACGCCTCTCAATGTTGCGGATGCTGATCAGTACAGCAGCGTCCTCAAGTCCGCTGGTGTTGTGGTCGATCGTCATCAGCGCGCCACGGCGATCCGCGCGGCCATCGACAGCGAGGCCGCTGCGATTCAGGGCATCCCCAACTGCCCAGAGTCCTTGTTTGAGGAGCTTGTTGATCTTGTTGAGGATCCCCAGGTCCTGCGTGGCCGCATCGCGGATCGTTTTCTCCAGCTCCCGCCGGAGGTGATCAGCACCGTGATGCAGGCCCATCAGCGCTATGTCCCCCTGGATGTGCCATCCGTGGAGCCGGATCCGCTCAGGCTCAGGGCCGATGCGGTGCTGCGCCCTGAGTTCCTGTTGGTGGGCAATGGACTGTCGACATCCGCTGATCAGATCACCCGAGGAAATGAACGCGTGCTGGGGGCCCGTCTGGCGGATGCAGAATTCTTTCTGGCGGTGGATCGGCGTCAGCCCAGTGAGGAACGTCGTGAAGCACTTGCGCGGGTCACCTTCGCCGAAGGCCTTGGCAGCTTGCGGGACAGAAGTGAACGGATTGAAAGGCTCGCCGAGCAACTCCTGATCACGCTGAATCTCCCTGAGGAATCCGCTGCTGCTGCGTTGCGTGCCGCACATCTGTGCAAGCACGATCTGGTCAGTCAGATGGTGGGTGAATTCCCTGAGCTGCAGGGATTGATGGGCGGTAAATATCTTCTGGAGGAGGGGGAATCCCGTGCGGTGTCCCTGGCGGTTGTGGAGCACTATCTGCCCAGAGGGGCGGGTGATGCCCTCCCCGGTACGGACGCGGGCGCCGTGGTGGCTCTCGCGGAGCGCCTGGAATTGCTGCTGAGCATCTATGCCAAAGGAGAACGACCCAGTGGTTCTTCCGACCCCTATGCCCTGCGTCGCGCCGGCAACGGTGTGCTGCTGATCCTCTGGGAGAGAGGCTGGCGACTGGATCTTCTGGCCTTGTTGCAACAGGCCGCCGCCAGCTGGTCTGAGCTTTTCCCGGCCTTTGACGTCAACCCCGATGCGCTGCGAAAAGATCTGTCCCTGCTGCTGCGTCAGCGGATCGTCTCTCAGCTTGAAGAGGACGGGCATTCCCCTGATCTGGTCCAGGCGGTTGCTGGGGCGGCTGTGGCCGATCAACGCCTGCTCGGGGACCCGATCGATGTGCAGGACCGGATCAAACGTCTCCAGGCCCTTCGGGACGATGGGCGCCTGACAGCGGTCCAGGCTGTGGTGCAGCGGGCATCGCGATTGGCGGAGAAAGGGGACCTTGGCGACGATCAGCTTGCCGCTGAAGGTGTGGTCGATTCGGCTTTGTTCGAATCTCCCAGTGAGCAAGGCATGGCCGATGTGGTTCAGCGCTTGCAGCCGCTGGCGGTCTCACGCTCCTACGCCGCCCTGGCTGATGCCCTCGTTCAGGCCACTCCAGCGCTCGAGGCCTTTTTCGACGGAGACCAGAGCGTGATGGTGATGGCCGAGGACGTGGCGTTACGTCGGAATCGGCTGAATCTGTTGGCGGTTCTGCGCAACCAGGCCTCGGTTCTGGCTCAGTTCGAGCTGATTCAGGCCTGA
- a CDS encoding NADPH-dependent assimilatory sulfite reductase hemoprotein subunit, protein MDLDGPSPATESIETALSKAERRKLLSGHLREPLLTELSNDEIRFSEDAVQLLKFHGSYQQNHRELRKTDKVRCWQMMLRLRNPGGRVPAQLFMALDDLSNEIGDGTLRTTTRQAFQMHGIPKAHLKHVIGTIVENLGSTLAACGDINRNVMAPPAPFEKGGYPVARQLADEIADLLSPEAAEGSYLDLWVDGDLSYRFKPTRPVRKARLRQNDQGVFSNSTAEPLYGDTYLPRKFKVAVTVPGDNSVDLLTQDIGLVVFTDPSGDLRGCNVYVGGGMGRTHNQEDTFARLAEPLGYVEAAELFDLLQAIMAVQRDFGDREVRKHARLKYLIHKQGMAWFKQTLKSDYFKGKLKGLRNEPKAKLMDYLGWHRQRAGHWFVGLPLTCGRLQGEMKAGLRRIVETYQLEIRLTANQDLLLCNIGTAQRAGIREELASIGFEVPDAPAPLARHAIACPALPTCGLAITEAERVLPSVLGRLEQQLERLDIDKSVLIRMTGCPNGCARPYMAEIGLVGSGVNQYQLWLGGTPNLQRLAQPFLQRMPLDDLEKTLEPLLISWKQAGGRRSLGDHVHKLGDQAVSELLGAPA, encoded by the coding sequence GTGGACCTTGATGGTCCATCGCCGGCGACCGAATCCATCGAAACCGCCCTGTCCAAAGCCGAACGACGCAAGTTGTTGAGCGGGCACCTGAGGGAACCCCTGCTGACGGAGCTGAGCAACGATGAAATCCGTTTCAGTGAAGATGCCGTTCAACTGCTGAAGTTCCACGGCAGTTATCAGCAGAACCACCGCGAGCTGCGCAAGACCGACAAGGTGCGCTGCTGGCAGATGATGCTGCGTCTGCGCAATCCAGGCGGTCGCGTTCCAGCCCAGCTGTTCATGGCACTGGATGATCTCTCCAACGAGATCGGCGACGGAACGCTTCGAACAACAACGCGCCAGGCGTTTCAGATGCACGGCATCCCGAAGGCCCATCTCAAACATGTGATCGGGACGATTGTCGAAAACCTGGGGTCGACCCTGGCCGCCTGTGGAGACATCAATCGCAATGTGATGGCCCCTCCGGCACCGTTTGAAAAGGGTGGCTATCCCGTGGCGCGTCAGTTGGCCGATGAAATTGCCGACCTGCTCAGTCCCGAGGCGGCGGAAGGGTCCTATCTCGATCTCTGGGTGGATGGCGATCTCAGCTATCGCTTCAAACCAACACGACCCGTGCGCAAAGCCCGCCTGCGGCAAAACGATCAGGGTGTGTTCTCCAACAGCACTGCTGAACCTCTTTACGGAGACACCTACCTTCCACGCAAATTCAAGGTGGCCGTCACGGTGCCGGGGGACAACTCCGTTGACCTGTTGACCCAGGACATCGGCCTGGTGGTGTTCACGGATCCCTCCGGCGACCTGCGCGGATGCAACGTCTACGTCGGCGGTGGCATGGGACGCACCCACAACCAGGAGGACACTTTCGCCCGCCTCGCCGAACCACTGGGATACGTCGAAGCGGCAGAGCTGTTCGATCTTCTCCAGGCGATCATGGCGGTGCAGCGCGACTTCGGCGATCGGGAAGTGCGGAAGCACGCGAGGCTCAAGTACCTGATCCACAAGCAGGGCATGGCCTGGTTCAAGCAGACGCTCAAATCGGATTATTTCAAGGGAAAACTCAAGGGATTGCGCAACGAGCCCAAGGCCAAGTTGATGGACTACCTCGGCTGGCATCGCCAACGGGCCGGGCACTGGTTCGTGGGTCTCCCTTTGACCTGCGGACGTCTCCAGGGGGAGATGAAGGCAGGACTCCGTCGCATCGTCGAGACGTATCAACTTGAAATTCGTCTGACAGCCAATCAGGACCTGCTGCTCTGCAACATCGGCACAGCCCAGCGCGCCGGCATCCGTGAGGAACTTGCCTCCATCGGCTTCGAGGTTCCCGATGCACCAGCCCCCCTGGCAAGGCACGCCATCGCCTGTCCGGCGTTACCAACCTGTGGATTGGCGATCACGGAAGCGGAACGCGTTCTCCCCTCCGTGCTGGGCCGCCTCGAGCAACAGCTTGAACGCTTGGACATCGACAAGTCAGTCCTGATCAGGATGACGGGCTGCCCCAACGGCTGTGCCCGGCCGTATATGGCCGAAATTGGCCTGGTTGGCAGCGGCGTTAATCAGTATCAGCTCTGGCTCGGTGGCACCCCCAACCTTCAACGTCTGGCGCAACCGTTCCTCCAGCGCATGCCCCTCGACGATCTCGAGAAAACGCTTGAACCGCTGCTGATCAGCTGGAAGCAGGCCGGCGGCCGCCGCAGCCTCGGCGACCATGTGCACAAGCTTGGGGATCAGGCGGTGTCCGAACTGCTGGGAGCACCGGCGTAA
- a CDS encoding M15 family metallopeptidase: protein MRPWNDRPIVDCREPLQPLPPPLLRLQPHPYVEAGAPYGPGSDPFRLRSGVIKRLLMAQQLLQQQQPDLQLAIFDAWRPIAVQRYMVAYAIGEECERRGLNQGDPAQAAAVEAVVDDVGRFWAPPSSDPTMPPPHSTGAAVDLTLASCNPDQPLDMGGAIDAIGEISHPDHYGDAAKQRPESEQAVWHQRRELLQQVMFAAGFEQHPNEWWHFSHGDQLWAWRSGAERAFYAGAPSSSDTA, encoded by the coding sequence GTGAGACCCTGGAACGACCGGCCGATCGTGGACTGTCGGGAGCCACTGCAACCACTGCCTCCTCCCTTGCTGAGGCTGCAGCCCCACCCCTATGTCGAAGCTGGTGCTCCCTATGGACCGGGGTCCGACCCCTTCCGGCTGCGCAGCGGCGTCATCAAGCGGCTTCTGATGGCTCAGCAGCTGCTTCAGCAACAACAACCCGACCTGCAGCTGGCGATTTTTGATGCCTGGCGGCCGATCGCGGTTCAGCGCTACATGGTCGCCTACGCCATTGGCGAGGAGTGTGAGCGTCGTGGTCTGAACCAGGGGGATCCTGCTCAGGCGGCAGCGGTGGAGGCCGTGGTGGACGACGTGGGGCGATTCTGGGCTCCCCCCAGTTCAGATCCGACCATGCCCCCACCCCACAGCACCGGTGCTGCGGTGGATCTGACCCTGGCCAGCTGCAATCCCGACCAACCTCTCGACATGGGTGGTGCGATTGACGCGATTGGTGAGATCTCCCATCCCGATCACTACGGCGATGCAGCAAAGCAAAGGCCCGAGTCGGAGCAGGCTGTCTGGCACCAACGCAGGGAGCTGCTTCAACAGGTGATGTTCGCAGCAGGATTTGAACAACACCCCAATGAGTGGTGGCACTTCAGCCATGGCGATCAGCTCTGGGCCTGGCGGAGCGGAGCTGAACGGGCGTTTTACGCCGGTGCTCCCAGCAGTTCGGACACCGCCTGA
- the recG gene encoding ATP-dependent DNA helicase RecG — protein sequence MRPLQQALRVEMERDCPDMQGRQQRFHQFLQQQLSEVPAVPLPVGSRERLQTLCDQYAGYSSLAAPARRRLVTDTRQWLHELRCRLETSAPMAPPRLRIQAPASASPSAQRSLSLTSPLTSVHGVGPKFAARLASIGLFVVQDLLRHYPRDHVDYSARRRIEALVAGETATIVATVRRCSGFVSPRNPNLAILELHLQDPTGRLRVSRFLAGKRFSSQAYLKGQQRLYPNGATVAVSGLVKDGGYGLTFQDPLIEVLESSDAPVKSRSIGRLLAVYPLTEGVGADRFRALIEQVLPMAKTAPDPLTDQERTSHQLLPLGEALRALHCPKDREELDQARRRLVFDEFLLLQLGLLRRREELRSRPAPQLDLSAMRDGLVGRFLALLPFDFTDAQRRVSAEITADLQRPEPMARLVQGDVGSGKTVVAIAALLSTIEAGWQGALMAPTEVLAEQHYRNLCHWLPQLNVTVDLLTGSTPRPRRRQLLDDLANGSLKVLVGTHALLEDPVVFSRLGLVVVDEQHRFGVHQRDRLLNKGLQPHLLTMTATPIPRTLALSVHGDLDVSQIDELPPGRTPIRTTMLGSARREKAFELIRSEVNKGQRAYVVLPLVEESEKLELRSAVDVHAELVSEVFPDLKVGLLHGRLSSAEKQTVLRDFASGSSQVLVATTVVEVGVDVPEASVMVIDHADRFGLAQLHQLRGRVGRGAAASHCVLINGSSNAQARQRLDVLVRSTDGFEIAEMDLRLRGPGQVLGTRQSGLPDLALASLADDAAVLEDARAGAQWILKQDPGLDDHPLLARLLDLQQQRLSGAAPLN from the coding sequence ATGCGGCCCCTGCAACAGGCTCTCAGGGTCGAAATGGAGCGCGACTGCCCGGATATGCAGGGCCGTCAGCAGCGTTTTCATCAGTTTCTTCAGCAGCAGCTGAGTGAAGTGCCGGCAGTGCCTCTACCCGTCGGCAGTCGGGAACGACTCCAGACCCTCTGTGATCAGTACGCGGGCTACTCCTCCCTTGCAGCTCCGGCCCGTCGCCGCCTCGTCACCGACACGCGCCAGTGGTTGCACGAGCTGCGTTGTCGGCTGGAAACCTCTGCCCCGATGGCACCACCCCGGCTGCGGATCCAGGCTCCAGCGTCGGCCTCACCATCGGCCCAGCGCTCCCTATCCCTAACCAGTCCCCTCACGTCCGTGCATGGCGTCGGACCGAAGTTCGCCGCCCGTCTGGCCTCCATCGGCCTGTTTGTGGTTCAGGATCTGCTGCGTCACTACCCGCGGGATCACGTCGATTATTCCGCCCGCCGCCGCATCGAGGCGCTCGTTGCCGGAGAAACCGCAACGATCGTGGCGACGGTCCGACGCTGCAGTGGCTTCGTCAGCCCCCGCAATCCCAACCTGGCGATCTTGGAGCTTCATCTTCAGGATCCAACTGGGCGGCTTCGGGTCAGTCGCTTTCTGGCTGGTAAACGCTTCAGCTCTCAGGCCTATCTGAAGGGTCAGCAGCGGCTTTATCCGAATGGTGCCACCGTGGCCGTGAGCGGACTGGTGAAGGACGGTGGTTATGGACTCACCTTCCAGGATCCGTTGATCGAGGTGCTGGAGAGCTCCGATGCACCGGTGAAGTCCCGCAGCATCGGACGACTCCTGGCCGTCTATCCCCTCACGGAAGGCGTGGGCGCCGATCGTTTCCGTGCCTTGATCGAGCAGGTCTTGCCCATGGCAAAGACAGCGCCAGATCCGCTCACGGATCAGGAGCGGACCAGCCATCAACTCCTCCCCCTTGGAGAGGCTCTGCGGGCTCTGCATTGCCCCAAGGATCGTGAGGAACTGGACCAGGCGCGTCGTCGGCTTGTGTTCGATGAATTTCTGCTGCTGCAACTCGGTCTGCTGCGCCGCCGCGAAGAACTCCGTTCCAGGCCGGCACCCCAGCTCGATCTTTCCGCCATGAGAGACGGTCTTGTCGGTCGCTTTCTGGCACTGCTGCCGTTCGATTTCACGGACGCTCAGCGACGGGTTTCGGCGGAGATCACGGCTGATTTGCAGCGGCCTGAGCCGATGGCACGCCTGGTGCAGGGGGATGTGGGATCCGGCAAGACGGTGGTGGCCATCGCCGCCCTGCTCAGCACGATCGAGGCTGGCTGGCAGGGGGCCCTGATGGCTCCGACCGAGGTTCTGGCGGAGCAGCACTACCGCAATCTCTGTCACTGGCTGCCCCAGCTGAACGTCACCGTTGATCTGTTGACCGGTTCAACACCTCGGCCGCGACGACGACAGCTCCTCGATGATCTCGCGAATGGATCTCTCAAGGTTCTCGTTGGCACCCATGCCCTGCTTGAGGACCCCGTGGTGTTTTCCCGTCTGGGGCTGGTGGTGGTCGACGAACAGCATCGCTTCGGGGTGCATCAACGGGACCGGCTGCTGAACAAGGGGCTCCAGCCCCATCTGCTGACGATGACGGCGACACCCATCCCCAGGACGCTGGCGTTGTCAGTGCATGGCGATCTGGACGTCAGTCAGATCGATGAGCTTCCGCCAGGTCGGACCCCGATCCGCACCACCATGCTCGGGTCAGCTCGCCGCGAGAAGGCCTTTGAGTTGATCCGCTCTGAAGTGAACAAGGGGCAGCGCGCCTATGTCGTGTTGCCCCTGGTGGAGGAATCCGAAAAGCTCGAGCTGCGATCCGCCGTCGATGTCCATGCCGAACTGGTCTCTGAGGTGTTTCCAGACCTGAAGGTCGGACTGCTCCATGGCCGACTCAGCAGTGCTGAAAAGCAGACGGTGCTGAGGGACTTCGCAAGTGGCAGCAGCCAGGTTCTGGTGGCCACCACGGTGGTTGAAGTGGGTGTGGATGTACCGGAAGCGAGCGTGATGGTGATCGACCATGCCGATCGCTTCGGGTTGGCACAGCTCCATCAGCTGAGAGGTCGGGTTGGCCGTGGGGCCGCTGCGTCCCACTGCGTTCTGATCAACGGCAGTTCCAATGCGCAGGCCCGACAACGCCTCGATGTACTGGTGCGATCCACCGATGGCTTCGAAATCGCCGAGATGGATCTGCGGCTGCGGGGGCCCGGACAGGTTCTGGGGACCCGCCAATCGGGGCTGCCTGATCTGGCCCTGGCCAGCCTGGCTGATGATGCTGCCGTGCTGGAGGACGCACGGGCCGGTGCTCAGTGGATCCTGAAACAGGATCCCGGGCTGGATGATCACCCGTTGCTGGCTCGCCTGCTCGATCTCCAGCAGCAACGGCTCAGTGGTGCCGCGCCACTGAATTGA
- the tsf gene encoding translation elongation factor Ts: MAAVTAKLVKDLRDKTGAGMMDCKKALAATDGDATKAIEWLRQKGIASAEKKSGRTAAEGAVGSYIHTGARVGVLLEVNCETDFVARGDLFQELVRDVAMQVAACPNVEYVSTDQIPQEIVDREKTIEMGRDDLEGKPDKMKEKIVEGRIGKRLKELVLLEQPFIKDSAITVAELVKQAAGKIGENVQVRRFTRYTLGEGIEVEEADFAAEVASMQNAG, encoded by the coding sequence ATGGCTGCCGTAACCGCCAAGCTTGTCAAAGACCTGCGCGACAAGACCGGCGCGGGAATGATGGACTGCAAGAAGGCCCTTGCGGCGACTGATGGGGATGCCACCAAGGCCATTGAGTGGCTTCGTCAGAAAGGGATCGCCAGCGCCGAGAAAAAATCGGGGCGGACGGCGGCCGAAGGTGCCGTTGGCAGTTACATCCACACCGGAGCACGTGTTGGCGTGCTGCTTGAGGTGAACTGCGAAACCGACTTCGTCGCCCGTGGCGATCTTTTCCAGGAGTTGGTTCGTGATGTGGCCATGCAGGTGGCTGCCTGTCCCAACGTGGAATACGTCTCAACCGATCAGATCCCACAGGAGATTGTCGATCGGGAGAAGACCATCGAAATGGGACGGGACGATCTGGAGGGCAAGCCGGACAAGATGAAGGAGAAGATTGTCGAGGGGCGTATCGGCAAGCGTCTAAAGGAACTTGTTTTGCTGGAGCAGCCGTTCATCAAGGACAGCGCAATCACTGTGGCGGAATTGGTGAAGCAGGCAGCCGGCAAGATCGGCGAAAACGTTCAGGTGCGGCGCTTCACCCGCTACACCCTTGGGGAAGGCATCGAGGTGGAGGAGGCCGACTTCGCCGCCGAGGTGGCCTCGATGCAGAACGCCGGCTGA